In a genomic window of Chloroflexota bacterium:
- a CDS encoding thiamine pyrophosphate-dependent dehydrogenase E1 component subunit alpha, giving the protein MHEMMLRIRKFEEKIADVYPEQEMRCPTHLSIGQEAAAVGVCAALQREDRIFSTHRCHAHYMAKGGDPRRMIAELYGKKTGCCGGKGGSMHFTDESVGMMGTSAIVGASIPLAVGAALASTMQGANYLAVAFFGDAGVEQGVFHESLNFAALKRLPVIFVCENNLYATQTPLHKRQVIDNIYQRSAIYGIPGERLDGNDVLAVYQATCQAVKRCRQGQGPTLLECRTYRWREHVGPNYDYDMGYRTKEEVEEWMAKCPVNGWKNKLLNSGITTEIELDKIARKIDEEVESAFKLAKADPFPDDADLLKDVF; this is encoded by the coding sequence ATGCACGAAATGATGCTGAGAATCCGGAAATTTGAAGAGAAAATCGCTGACGTTTATCCGGAACAGGAAATGAGATGCCCGACTCATCTTTCGATTGGACAGGAGGCAGCCGCAGTGGGCGTCTGCGCGGCATTGCAGCGTGAGGACCGCATCTTCAGTACCCACCGCTGCCACGCTCATTATATGGCCAAGGGTGGCGACCCCCGCCGTATGATTGCCGAGTTGTATGGTAAGAAAACGGGGTGCTGCGGTGGTAAAGGCGGGTCAATGCATTTCACTGACGAATCGGTGGGCATGATGGGCACGTCGGCCATTGTCGGGGCCTCAATACCGCTGGCTGTTGGCGCCGCATTAGCCTCGACTATGCAGGGGGCAAACTATCTTGCCGTAGCTTTCTTCGGTGATGCCGGCGTAGAGCAAGGCGTCTTTCATGAAAGCCTGAACTTTGCTGCGCTGAAGCGCCTGCCGGTTATCTTCGTCTGCGAGAACAACCTCTACGCAACCCAGACCCCGTTGCATAAAAGACAGGTCATAGATAATATCTATCAACGCAGCGCGATATATGGTATACCGGGTGAACGACTGGATGGCAACGATGTGCTCGCTGTTTACCAGGCCACTTGTCAAGCTGTAAAACGCTGTCGCCAGGGCCAGGGTCCCACACTCCTGGAATGCCGGACCTATCGCTGGAGAGAGCACGTTGGTCCAAATTATGACTATGACATGGGATATAGAACAAAAGAGGAAGTGGAAGAGTGGATGGCAAAATGTCCGGTGAATGGCTGGAAAAATAAGCTGCTTAACTCTGGAATAACCACGGAAATTGAATTGGACAAGATTGCCCGGAAGATTGATGAAGAGGTTGAATCGGCCTTTAAACTGGCCAAAGCTGACCCCTTCCCCGATGATGCCGACCTTTTAAAAGACGTATTCTGA
- a CDS encoding alpha-ketoacid dehydrogenase subunit beta: MRELKYSQAIAEGLTQAMEADDSVFAMGVGVDDPKGIFSTMLEASKRFGNGRVFDTPLSESAITGAAIGASLCGMRPVMVHARNDFMLVTMDQLINNASKWRYMSGGSSQVPITIRTIVGRGWGQGAQHSQSLQAIFTHCPGLKVVMPATPYDAKGLLTASIKDNSPVIFIEHRQLYEHIGHVPEEYYEVPLGKAVIRHPGDDVTIVATSLMVSEALSAAETLEGHGINAEVIDVRTVNPMDNELIFDSVRRTGRLVVADTSWKSCGIGSEIIARVVSNLFSYLRAPARNIALPDTPPPVSHALERLFYPGADDIVAAVSDIVDGKVIQTKSNRSIKPIDEDFHGPF, encoded by the coding sequence ATGAGAGAATTAAAATACTCGCAGGCAATAGCTGAAGGGCTGACTCAGGCGATGGAAGCCGATGATTCAGTATTTGCTATGGGAGTTGGCGTAGACGACCCCAAAGGTATTTTCAGCACTATGCTGGAGGCCAGTAAAAGGTTCGGTAACGGGCGTGTGTTTGACACCCCTCTTTCCGAAAGCGCCATCACCGGAGCCGCCATAGGCGCCAGCTTATGTGGTATGAGACCAGTAATGGTGCATGCCCGGAACGACTTCATGCTGGTTACCATGGACCAGCTTATCAATAATGCCAGTAAATGGCGGTACATGAGCGGCGGTTCCAGCCAGGTACCAATCACCATCCGGACCATTGTCGGACGTGGTTGGGGACAGGGAGCACAGCACTCCCAAAGCCTGCAGGCTATTTTTACTCACTGCCCGGGGCTGAAGGTGGTTATGCCGGCCACTCCTTATGACGCCAAAGGTCTGCTTACCGCCAGTATCAAAGATAATAGTCCAGTCATATTCATTGAACATCGTCAACTTTATGAGCATATAGGCCACGTTCCAGAGGAATACTACGAAGTCCCGCTGGGCAAGGCCGTCATCCGGCACCCCGGCGATGATGTCACCATAGTCGCTACATCCCTGATGGTGTCGGAGGCATTATCCGCTGCCGAAACACTTGAGGGTCATGGTATTAACGCTGAGGTTATCGATGTTCGCACCGTTAACCCTATGGACAACGAGCTTATCTTCGATTCTGTTCGCCGTACCGGTCGACTCGTCGTGGCTGATACTTCCTGGAAAAGCTGTGGCATCGGCTCCGAGATAATCGCCAGAGTGGTTAGCAACCTGTTCAGTTACCTTCGAGCGCCAGCCCGGAATATCGCACTGCCCGACACACCACCACCGGTCTCCCACGCCTTGGAGAGACTGTTCTATCCTGGAGCTGATGATATTGTGGCTGCGGTGAGTGATATAGTCGATGGCAAAGTAATCCAAACGAAAAGCAATCGTTCCATCAAACCGATAGATGAGGATTTCCATGGCCCATTCTAA